Proteins encoded within one genomic window of Deltaproteobacteria bacterium:
- a CDS encoding FAD-dependent oxidoreductase — protein MELATTETETSKIALGDKIYDVSMFRACEQCGRCSSACPLTGVDGFNIRRIIRHIELDLINEVADSPLPWFCTTCGRCEEACPNGIEILDIIRILRQLSSPEWVPEGIPCVLACPVNLNIPGYLRLIAEGRINEAYALIREKVPFPGILGRACTHPCEDACRRVDVFNQPIAICALKRYVADNQDGVPEQVSRIEKDTGHKVAIVGAGPAGLTAAFYLRKKGHQVTVFEERSEPGGMMRYGIPAYRLPQEIVEKEIKQIFDLGIQLQPETKLGRDFDLNQLKSDGYEAVFLAVGAQGSRKIDLEGADLNDVFWGVDFLCDVREGKEVPVKDRVLVVGGGNVAIDVSLTTLRLGAKEVTMACLESREEMPANPWEIEQAVEEGVKLMPSWGPSRIMGTNGKVSGIELVRCTSVFDSEGNFCPSFDSATKEIVEVDQVILAIGQTADLSFVDIQGLLKVDKGLIVVDQDTQETDMRGVFAGGDVTKAPGTIIDAIAAGRRAASSIDKFLGGDGNIDETFVEMPPEEPATGRRDRGFADLKREDVPKLPVEERHTNFAEVDLCLGEEQAIREAKRCLQCDLELAISQHHKL, from the coding sequence ATGGAATTAGCAACAACAGAGACGGAGACAAGCAAGATCGCTCTAGGAGACAAAATTTATGATGTATCGATGTTTAGGGCCTGCGAACAGTGCGGGCGTTGTAGCTCTGCGTGCCCGTTGACCGGTGTAGATGGCTTCAATATCCGTCGTATTATAAGACACATAGAGCTTGATTTAATAAATGAAGTTGCTGACTCCCCTCTGCCGTGGTTTTGCACCACGTGTGGCAGGTGTGAAGAGGCGTGCCCCAACGGTATTGAAATCCTGGACATTATACGGATCCTGCGCCAGTTGTCTTCTCCGGAATGGGTCCCAGAGGGAATCCCTTGTGTGCTTGCCTGTCCAGTGAATTTAAATATACCCGGCTACTTGAGGCTCATTGCGGAGGGAAGGATTAATGAGGCCTATGCCTTGATTCGGGAAAAGGTCCCGTTTCCAGGTATCTTGGGTCGTGCCTGCACCCATCCGTGTGAAGATGCATGTAGGCGCGTGGATGTCTTCAACCAGCCCATTGCAATATGCGCGCTCAAGCGTTATGTGGCGGATAACCAAGACGGTGTACCAGAGCAGGTATCAAGGATAGAAAAGGATACTGGCCATAAGGTGGCCATCGTTGGGGCCGGTCCTGCCGGTTTGACAGCGGCGTTTTATCTGAGAAAGAAGGGCCATCAGGTCACTGTTTTTGAAGAACGATCAGAACCAGGTGGAATGATGCGTTATGGCATCCCGGCCTACCGTTTACCCCAGGAAATTGTCGAGAAGGAAATCAAGCAGATATTTGATCTCGGAATTCAATTGCAACCAGAAACGAAATTGGGCAGAGATTTTGATTTAAACCAGTTAAAATCAGATGGGTATGAAGCCGTGTTTCTAGCAGTCGGGGCTCAGGGAAGTCGAAAGATAGACCTGGAAGGGGCAGATCTGAATGACGTTTTCTGGGGTGTCGATTTTCTGTGTGACGTAAGAGAAGGGAAAGAGGTTCCGGTTAAAGACAGGGTACTGGTGGTTGGAGGGGGTAATGTGGCCATTGATGTATCACTCACCACATTACGTCTTGGGGCCAAAGAAGTAACAATGGCTTGCCTGGAAAGCAGGGAAGAGATGCCAGCCAACCCGTGGGAAATCGAACAGGCCGTCGAAGAAGGGGTCAAATTGATGCCTTCCTGGGGTCCTTCAAGAATAATGGGAACAAATGGGAAGGTTTCAGGAATAGAGCTGGTCCGATGCACCTCGGTCTTTGACAGCGAGGGTAATTTTTGCCCCAGCTTTGACAGTGCCACCAAAGAGATAGTGGAGGTTGATCAGGTTATACTGGCCATAGGTCAAACCGCGGATCTTTCTTTTGTTGATATTCAAGGGTTGTTGAAGGTTGATAAGGGTCTGATTGTGGTTGACCAAGATACACAGGAAACAGACATGCGCGGTGTCTTTGCCGGTGGTGATGTAACTAAGGCCCCTGGTACCATTATAGATGCAATTGCCGCTGGCCGAAGGGCTGCCAGCTCTATTGATAAATTTTTAGGCGGAGACGGTAATATAGACGAGACCTTCGTGGAAATGCCGCCTGAAGAACCTGCAACAGGAAGAAGGGACAGAGGATTTGCGGACCTGAAGCGAGAGGACGTACCGAAACTCCCTGTTGAAGAACGACACACGAACTTTGCCGAAGTTGACCTCTGCCTTGGTGAAGAGCAAGCAATCAGGGAAGCAAAACGCTGTCTGCAATGTGATTTGGAATTGGCTATTAGTCAACATCATAAGTTGTAA
- a CDS encoding hydrogenase iron-sulfur subunit — protein MSEDIRVGVFVCDCGSNIAGVVNVPAVVEYAAGLKDVVFAEEGKWSCSVDYLAHMQECIKEHNLNRVVIASCTPRTHEPLFRRTVKEAGVNPYLLEFVSIREQVSWVHRADPLRATEKAKDLVKMGVAKVRLLEEGEEIRLPVKTDSLVIGGGMAGMTAALSLADQGFNVKIVEREPQLGGLPNKVWRIWNDGTEIDADDLVKARAEPVYNHPNIKVYTNAEIENVEGYIGNYKVTVKSNGSSEIFDASTIIVATGMQEIEPVGQYGYGDDPRAVTQLQLEGMLKEKKIDNVNDVVVINCVNSMNESRGCCNIGCEVSVKNALGLKELKGSANVHILYRDLCMVKEERGLVEKAKRAGVKFIRFPDDHYPEVSKNNGQLAVKVYDVLLGREFTIPADLLVLTTGFEGDSSIEQIKGHLKVSANAEGFFQEAHIKLGPLDFPADGVFLCGGARSPKNVKEACEEAMGAAMRASIPMKRGYIEAEGIVAEIDLNKCTGSQSRKKCGLCIENCPYNAIQWMDDKPNVIKALCKGCGLCAADCPTNAITIIHFSDEQIYAQIEAALEEKPEEKIIGFVCHWCFLGAVDMAGVSRLQYPPNARLIRVMCSARVASKFVLRAFELGAAGVLVGGCEFPTCHYIVGNYKAETRMERLKKKLLKEGYDPDRLWVIWCSAADGPKFANTMREMHKQLNLV, from the coding sequence ATGAGTGAGGATATCAGGGTTGGTGTATTTGTCTGTGATTGTGGTTCAAACATTGCTGGTGTTGTGAATGTGCCCGCGGTGGTGGAGTATGCCGCGGGACTCAAAGATGTTGTCTTTGCTGAAGAGGGGAAGTGGTCATGTTCTGTGGACTACTTAGCTCATATGCAGGAATGCATAAAGGAACATAATCTCAATAGGGTGGTTATTGCGTCCTGTACGCCAAGGACCCATGAACCCCTTTTCAGAAGGACGGTAAAGGAGGCAGGAGTAAACCCCTATCTACTTGAATTCGTAAGTATCAGGGAACAGGTTTCCTGGGTTCATAGGGCAGACCCCCTAAGGGCTACGGAAAAGGCAAAAGATCTCGTAAAGATGGGTGTGGCCAAGGTCAGACTCCTTGAAGAAGGAGAAGAAATTAGACTCCCTGTCAAAACAGATTCCTTGGTAATCGGCGGTGGAATGGCTGGCATGACTGCTGCGCTGAGTCTGGCTGATCAAGGCTTTAACGTGAAAATCGTGGAGAGGGAACCGCAACTTGGGGGTCTTCCCAACAAAGTATGGCGCATTTGGAATGATGGCACGGAGATTGATGCGGATGATTTGGTTAAGGCTCGAGCGGAGCCCGTCTACAATCACCCTAATATCAAAGTCTATACGAATGCTGAGATAGAAAACGTTGAGGGCTATATCGGAAACTACAAAGTTACGGTGAAATCCAATGGATCGAGCGAGATATTCGACGCCTCTACAATCATTGTAGCGACCGGAATGCAAGAGATAGAGCCCGTGGGTCAATATGGCTACGGTGATGACCCGCGCGCGGTAACGCAGCTGCAACTGGAGGGGATGCTGAAAGAGAAAAAGATCGATAACGTAAATGACGTAGTAGTAATCAACTGCGTCAATTCCATGAATGAGTCCCGTGGCTGTTGTAATATCGGGTGTGAGGTCTCGGTTAAGAATGCCCTTGGGTTAAAGGAGCTGAAGGGCAGTGCTAATGTTCACATCTTGTATAGGGACCTATGCATGGTAAAAGAGGAACGGGGGCTCGTCGAAAAAGCGAAACGCGCGGGCGTCAAGTTCATACGGTTTCCTGATGACCATTATCCAGAGGTATCAAAGAATAATGGCCAGTTAGCAGTGAAGGTCTACGACGTCCTCCTCGGCAGAGAATTTACCATCCCAGCTGATTTGCTTGTGTTAACTACTGGTTTTGAAGGAGACAGCAGTATAGAGCAGATTAAAGGTCATTTGAAGGTATCTGCAAATGCAGAGGGATTCTTCCAAGAGGCGCATATCAAGCTGGGTCCGCTAGATTTTCCTGCTGATGGTGTCTTTCTCTGTGGGGGTGCCCGATCTCCAAAAAATGTGAAAGAGGCCTGTGAAGAAGCAATGGGAGCAGCAATGAGGGCCTCTATTCCTATGAAGAGAGGGTACATTGAGGCGGAAGGAATTGTTGCAGAGATAGACCTAAATAAGTGCACTGGTAGTCAAAGCAGGAAGAAGTGCGGCCTCTGCATTGAAAATTGCCCTTATAACGCTATACAGTGGATGGATGATAAACCCAATGTGATCAAGGCGTTGTGTAAGGGATGTGGTCTGTGTGCGGCAGACTGTCCCACAAATGCCATAACTATTATCCATTTCTCGGACGAGCAGATCTATGCCCAGATAGAAGCTGCCCTGGAGGAAAAGCCTGAGGAAAAAATCATTGGTTTCGTTTGTCACTGGTGCTTTTTGGGCGCAGTGGATATGGCCGGCGTCAGCAGGCTTCAATATCCGCCTAATGCACGATTGATAAGGGTCATGTGTTCAGCACGAGTTGCTTCTAAATTTGTGCTTCGTGCCTTTGAACTCGGGGCCGCCGGGGTCTTAGTAGGAGGATGCGAATTTCCAACATGCCATTACATTGTCGGTAATTATAAAGCCGAAACACGGATGGAACGGCTCAAGAAGAAGTTGCTTAAGGAAGGATATGATCCGGATAGACTTTGGGTCATATGGTGTTCAGCAGCAGATGGGCCGAAGTTCGCAAATACGATGAGAGAGATGCACAAACAACTTAACCTTGTGTGA
- a CDS encoding CoB--CoM heterodisulfide reductase iron-sulfur subunit A family protein — protein sequence MSDSILIIGGGIAGINAALNAADYGCKVYLLDDTPSIGGMMARLDKTFPTNDCSICIESPLMYEVDNHPNIEILTNTEVRRINKSNGTFKVRLLKKAKFIDEEKCTGCGACVEACPVSVLDELDGKIGGMRKLIYMAFPQAVPNVSVIDPQCRYGKMREQGACVGGCVVDCSQCRECPIALCVLACKKEGKDAVVLWQADKRMDVDVKSIIVATGIRPAEPDTGVYGYDIYENVITNIQFERLMNAGGPTAGEIIRPSDKKHAKKIAWIQCVGRGLKEGLPYCSKVCCMIAAKQTIITKEHDRSVETVIFYNDLKAYGKGFWAFYQKAIENGVRYVKARPFDVFEDPETKNLTVRYENLDTGKIGEEEVELLVLSMGLVPSDRNKRLTKVLGIELDEYGFFKEKDSLLAPLETNAEGIYLCGGATGPIDISESVVQASAASLKAASRNNQRESNE from the coding sequence ATGTCTGACTCAATTCTAATAATCGGTGGAGGCATTGCTGGTATCAACGCTGCCTTAAATGCTGCCGATTATGGTTGTAAGGTCTATCTGCTTGATGATACACCCAGCATCGGTGGGATGATGGCAAGGCTGGACAAGACCTTCCCTACAAATGACTGCTCCATATGCATTGAATCTCCCCTGATGTATGAGGTTGACAATCATCCCAATATAGAGATCCTCACCAATACTGAAGTTCGAAGGATTAATAAGAGCAATGGTACCTTCAAGGTTCGATTGCTGAAGAAGGCCAAATTTATTGACGAAGAAAAATGCACTGGCTGCGGAGCATGCGTAGAGGCCTGTCCAGTCAGTGTTCTTGATGAACTGGATGGAAAAATCGGTGGAATGAGGAAGTTGATCTACATGGCCTTTCCACAAGCTGTACCAAATGTCAGTGTCATTGACCCACAGTGCCGTTATGGAAAGATGCGGGAGCAAGGTGCTTGTGTAGGGGGGTGTGTTGTAGACTGCAGCCAGTGTCGCGAATGCCCTATTGCCCTTTGTGTCCTGGCGTGTAAGAAAGAAGGAAAAGATGCAGTGGTGCTCTGGCAGGCTGATAAGCGCATGGACGTTGATGTAAAAAGCATTATTGTAGCTACGGGCATAAGGCCCGCGGAGCCAGATACAGGGGTGTATGGCTACGATATTTACGAGAATGTAATCACCAATATTCAGTTTGAACGATTAATGAATGCAGGTGGTCCCACAGCGGGAGAGATTATCAGGCCATCAGATAAGAAACATGCGAAGAAGATCGCCTGGATCCAATGTGTTGGTCGCGGGCTTAAAGAGGGACTGCCATACTGTTCAAAGGTATGTTGTATGATTGCTGCCAAGCAGACGATCATTACGAAGGAACACGATCGCTCTGTGGAGACGGTGATCTTCTATAACGATCTAAAGGCCTATGGTAAAGGGTTCTGGGCCTTCTATCAGAAAGCCATCGAGAACGGAGTACGCTATGTAAAGGCGAGGCCTTTTGATGTGTTTGAAGATCCCGAGACCAAGAATTTGACGGTGAGATACGAGAATCTGGATACAGGTAAGATTGGGGAAGAGGAGGTAGAGCTACTGGTTCTGTCGATGGGCCTTGTGCCGAGCGACCGGAATAAAAGGCTGACAAAAGTGCTGGGGATTGAGCTAGACGAATACGGTTTCTTTAAAGAAAAAGACTCCTTACTGGCGCCTTTGGAGACCAATGCCGAAGGGATCTATCTGTGTGGCGGTGCCACAGGTCCAATCGATATCTCCGAATCGGTCGTCCAGGCGTCAGCAGCGAGCCTGAAAGCAGCATCGAGAAATAATCAGAGGGAGTCAAATGAGTGA
- a CDS encoding 4Fe-4S dicluster domain-containing protein, with translation MTRQEKEYEVFLIKVDAKRCNGCGQCIECCPVDVFEARDGKPIPVSPQNCLGCDTCRAICEKEAIIITEI, from the coding sequence ATGACTAGACAAGAGAAGGAATATGAGGTCTTTCTAATAAAGGTTGACGCTAAAAGATGCAATGGATGTGGTCAATGCATAGAATGTTGTCCAGTAGATGTTTTTGAGGCCCGAGATGGCAAACCAATCCCTGTAAGTCCCCAAAATTGCTTAGGGTGTGACACATGCAGAGCAATTTGTGAAAAAGAAGCTATCATTATAACCGAAATATAA
- a CDS encoding acetyl-CoA acetyltransferase, giving the protein MEGIKDKVAIVGMGCTKFGELWDKSIEDLTVDSCYEAFEDAGIDPKDIQAAWYASRESGFTGAHLARALKTNYLPITRVENFCCGGQDVLRNACLGVASGVYDLVLACGVEKTKDHHGGFGLFIQEPLDRGMTEWDIPPASQFGQYATRYFYHYRDYYKWDFEGFKRVLAIIDVKNHDNGLLTPKAHLHRKITIEDVLTARIISWPFTLYDACGMSDGGAAAIVTTPEIAKTLRKDYILVKAQALATGAAQSTMHPEFDFVHIPENVAAAKAAYQEAEITNPREEISIAELHDCFSSTELITIEDLEFSPRGKAPEDVMAGRFLLKGEQPINTDGGLKCFGHPLSASGLRMTYEIYKQLQGKVDNPERQVKNPRLGLIHNVGGNVGIHVSAVTIFGLPE; this is encoded by the coding sequence ATGGAAGGTATTAAGGACAAAGTGGCCATAGTCGGGATGGGTTGCACCAAATTTGGGGAGCTATGGGATAAGAGTATTGAGGATCTCACCGTAGACTCCTGCTATGAGGCATTTGAGGACGCTGGCATAGACCCCAAGGATATCCAGGCGGCCTGGTATGCGAGCCGTGAGTCAGGGTTTACTGGTGCACACTTGGCCCGAGCCTTGAAGACAAACTACTTACCGATAACCAGGGTCGAAAACTTCTGCTGTGGAGGACAGGATGTCCTGAGAAATGCATGCCTCGGGGTAGCCTCAGGTGTTTATGATCTCGTCTTGGCCTGCGGTGTGGAGAAGACCAAGGATCATCATGGTGGCTTTGGTCTCTTCATCCAGGAGCCATTGGACAGGGGGATGACAGAGTGGGACATACCTCCGGCAAGTCAGTTTGGCCAATATGCAACCAGGTATTTTTACCACTATCGCGACTATTATAAGTGGGATTTTGAAGGCTTCAAGCGAGTATTGGCTATAATCGATGTAAAAAACCACGATAATGGATTGTTAACCCCCAAGGCTCACCTGCACAGGAAGATAACCATTGAGGACGTGCTTACGGCACGCATCATTTCCTGGCCATTTACCTTATACGATGCCTGCGGTATGAGTGATGGCGGAGCCGCTGCCATTGTAACGACGCCCGAAATAGCCAAGACCCTGAGAAAGGATTACATTCTGGTGAAGGCCCAGGCATTGGCAACCGGTGCTGCTCAATCGACAATGCACCCTGAATTTGATTTTGTCCATATTCCAGAAAATGTAGCTGCTGCTAAGGCTGCCTATCAAGAGGCGGAGATAACGAACCCTCGTGAAGAGATAAGTATTGCAGAGCTCCATGATTGTTTCAGCTCTACTGAGCTTATAACCATTGAGGATTTGGAATTCAGTCCTCGGGGTAAGGCCCCAGAAGATGTTATGGCTGGTAGATTCCTTCTTAAAGGTGAACAACCAATTAACACGGATGGTGGCTTGAAGTGTTTTGGTCATCCCCTCTCGGCAAGTGGACTTCGAATGACCTACGAAATCTACAAACAACTACAGGGAAAGGTTGACAATCCTGAAAGGCAGGTGAAGAATCCCAGGCTTGGCCTCATCCATAATGTAGGGGGTAATGTCGGTATCCATGTCAGTGCAGTGACTATCTTTGGACTGCCAGAATAG
- a CDS encoding OB-fold domain-containing protein has product MVGVTAYGTYVPLFRLDKKVIGGKGEKAICNFDEDSITMAVEAINNCLKGKDREMVDSLYFGTTTSLYKEHLGATTIAMASDLKENVYAAEFGSSLRAGTAAFKAGIDAVKAGSAKNVLVSAADCRLGPPGSALERNFGDGAAALLIGDTDVAVTMEGTYSVYNEIIDVWRSDADRFVHTWEDRFAIEQGYLPSMHQAVAGLMEKFHYKPSDFAKVVFYSPDGRRSTQLARGLGFDIKAQLQNPLIDIMGNTGAASALMLLVATLEEAKVDDLILLASYGNGADAFACRVTENIDKIRGQGLGLNGNLASKRVMTDYLKYLRWRGILPIEKTPGPVAAYSAVAAKREYDRNISLHGSRCNACGYIQYPPQRVCTHCYAKDQMEPYSFVGKKGKIFTYTLDYITPRAEVPTVTVEVDFEGGGRIQCYMTEVDVDRVEVGLPVEMTFRRYTLWEEIALREGVYLYFWEAKPLRA; this is encoded by the coding sequence TTGGTTGGCGTTACTGCGTATGGTACTTATGTCCCGTTATTTCGGTTGGACAAGAAGGTCATAGGTGGGAAAGGCGAGAAGGCTATCTGTAACTTCGATGAAGACAGCATAACCATGGCCGTGGAGGCCATTAACAATTGTCTTAAGGGGAAAGATAGAGAGATGGTTGATTCCCTCTATTTCGGCACTACTACCTCGCTGTACAAGGAACATTTAGGTGCTACAACGATCGCTATGGCCTCTGACCTCAAAGAGAATGTATATGCCGCTGAATTTGGTAGTTCACTGAGGGCAGGAACAGCGGCCTTTAAGGCAGGCATCGATGCAGTTAAGGCGGGTTCAGCCAAGAATGTCCTTGTAAGTGCTGCTGACTGTCGGCTAGGACCCCCGGGCTCAGCCTTAGAGAGAAACTTTGGTGATGGCGCGGCTGCCCTACTCATTGGCGATACAGATGTTGCTGTCACCATGGAGGGCACCTACTCGGTCTACAATGAAATAATTGACGTATGGCGGAGTGACGCTGATCGCTTCGTGCACACCTGGGAAGACAGATTTGCCATAGAACAGGGTTACCTACCCTCTATGCATCAGGCAGTTGCTGGGCTAATGGAAAAGTTTCATTACAAACCTTCTGATTTTGCTAAGGTTGTTTTTTATAGTCCTGATGGCAGAAGAAGTACTCAATTAGCACGTGGTCTGGGGTTTGATATCAAAGCACAGTTACAGAACCCGTTGATTGACATTATGGGCAACACTGGTGCTGCCTCAGCGTTAATGTTATTGGTGGCAACCCTTGAGGAAGCGAAAGTTGATGACCTGATTCTGCTCGCCAGTTATGGGAACGGGGCTGATGCCTTTGCCTGCAGAGTAACTGAGAATATCGACAAGATTAGAGGGCAGGGCTTAGGGTTAAACGGGAACCTGGCCTCCAAAAGGGTGATGACTGACTATTTAAAATATCTGAGGTGGCGTGGGATATTGCCTATAGAGAAGACGCCAGGACCTGTTGCAGCCTATTCGGCTGTGGCAGCGAAAAGGGAGTATGATCGGAACATTAGTCTCCATGGTTCCCGATGTAATGCCTGTGGATATATCCAATATCCACCCCAGAGGGTATGTACCCACTGTTATGCCAAGGATCAGATGGAACCATATAGCTTCGTGGGTAAGAAAGGAAAAATATTTACCTACACCCTGGATTATATAACTCCCCGGGCTGAGGTCCCTACAGTGACCGTAGAGGTGGATTTTGAGGGGGGCGGTAGAATCCAGTGCTACATGACTGAAGTGGATGTGGACAGAGTTGAAGTTGGTCTGCCGGTAGAAATGACCTTCCGGAGGTATACGTTGTGGGAAGAGATAGCACTCAGAGAAGGTGTCTATCTTTACTTCTGGGAAGCCAAGCCCTTGAGGGCCTAA
- a CDS encoding enoyl-CoA hydratase/isomerase family protein has translation MDYKTKLYPSALNPLLIKPERPLPGEVAIVGAGTIGPDIGYYLKTALPEIKLFLVDIVEEPLKKAEGRLTGYAKKAVERRKMKEDQAEKVLRNIVYTTNYSEIRNADLVIEAATENIPLKQKIFAQIEDFVNEDTIITSNTSSIPADRIFLKMKKPQRATITHFFAPAWRSLPVEVITWEKVSQEVVDYLLWMFATTGKAPIVTDNAICFMLDRVFDNWCNDAAYLLDIASASEIDHVAEEFVAAGPFFVLNLANGNPIVFETNTLQMEEGEHYRPAPILLSVKEWQTPGPGTKIEVPEDARNTVRDRLLGVLFSQSFDIIDRGIGILEDLNFGCQVALGFRKGPMDTMRDLGEAEVDRIIRKFGAERPGFPGPQKTYSEYQDFRRFVVVDDIDGVKIITIRRPQAMNAISDDVNDEILKVLKEYLDDPGTKGFVITGYGLTAFSAGADIGKFPQMLGDKEASAQYARDCAKLQLFMDQMDKPVVAAINGLALGGGLEVALRCHSMVAVKNARFQFPEITLGISPGIGGCIVPYRKWPGGADAFHEMLCLAKPIDAKEAADIGMVTRLTNNYFDMIQEAVKEVNNLQGKVKRIPDDRVDIPDVKVPEQPMSGKLPLSKEAISIIVKIIKEGAAADRFTDALEIGYQGFGEIACTDAAKEGISAFLEKRQPVYKK, from the coding sequence ATGGATTACAAAACGAAGCTGTATCCCTCAGCCCTTAACCCTTTATTAATCAAACCTGAGCGTCCCCTTCCTGGGGAAGTGGCCATAGTTGGTGCCGGAACTATTGGTCCCGATATTGGTTATTACCTCAAGACAGCATTGCCAGAGATTAAACTTTTCCTGGTAGATATCGTGGAAGAACCTTTAAAGAAGGCAGAGGGCCGCCTTACGGGATATGCAAAAAAAGCGGTCGAGAGACGAAAGATGAAAGAAGATCAGGCCGAAAAGGTCCTTAGAAATATCGTCTATACGACCAACTATTCCGAAATCAGGAATGCGGACTTGGTTATTGAGGCTGCGACTGAAAACATCCCGCTCAAGCAGAAGATCTTTGCGCAGATAGAAGACTTCGTGAATGAGGATACCATTATCACCTCTAACACGAGTTCCATACCTGCTGACCGAATCTTCTTGAAAATGAAGAAACCTCAACGAGCTACCATCACCCACTTCTTTGCGCCGGCATGGCGAAGCCTTCCGGTAGAAGTCATCACATGGGAAAAGGTAAGTCAAGAAGTGGTAGATTATCTCTTGTGGATGTTTGCCACCACAGGCAAGGCCCCCATCGTCACTGACAATGCCATCTGTTTTATGCTGGATCGGGTCTTCGATAACTGGTGCAATGACGCAGCTTACCTCCTGGATATTGCATCTGCCAGCGAGATTGATCATGTAGCTGAAGAATTTGTCGCTGCAGGGCCATTCTTTGTCCTGAACCTGGCGAACGGCAACCCAATTGTTTTCGAAACCAACACGCTCCAGATGGAAGAGGGGGAACATTATCGACCGGCACCGATTTTACTCTCAGTAAAAGAGTGGCAAACCCCGGGACCCGGGACCAAAATAGAGGTGCCAGAGGATGCAAGAAATACTGTTCGGGACCGTCTGTTGGGAGTTCTCTTCTCTCAATCCTTTGATATCATCGATCGTGGGATAGGCATTTTGGAGGACCTTAACTTTGGTTGCCAAGTGGCCTTGGGCTTCCGCAAGGGGCCTATGGATACCATGAGAGATCTGGGTGAGGCGGAAGTTGACCGGATCATAAGAAAGTTTGGGGCGGAAAGACCAGGTTTCCCTGGGCCGCAGAAGACCTACTCTGAATATCAAGATTTCAGGCGTTTTGTAGTGGTAGACGACATAGACGGGGTCAAGATTATCACTATCCGTCGTCCACAGGCGATGAACGCCATCAGTGATGACGTAAATGACGAGATCTTAAAAGTCCTGAAAGAATATTTAGATGATCCAGGAACTAAAGGGTTTGTGATCACGGGATATGGCCTCACTGCCTTCTCAGCGGGAGCAGACATCGGCAAGTTTCCGCAGATGCTTGGCGACAAGGAAGCATCAGCCCAATATGCCCGTGATTGTGCAAAGTTACAATTGTTTATGGATCAGATGGATAAACCAGTGGTTGCAGCTATCAATGGTTTGGCCCTCGGTGGAGGCTTAGAGGTGGCACTTCGCTGTCACAGTATGGTAGCCGTTAAGAATGCAAGGTTCCAATTTCCAGAGATTACCCTTGGAATTTCGCCTGGCATCGGCGGATGTATTGTTCCTTATCGAAAGTGGCCTGGGGGAGCAGATGCCTTCCATGAAATGCTTTGTTTAGCCAAACCGATTGATGCAAAAGAGGCGGCAGATATTGGTATGGTGACAAGGCTGACAAATAACTATTTTGACATGATCCAAGAGGCGGTAAAAGAGGTCAATAATCTCCAGGGTAAGGTCAAGCGGATTCCAGACGACAGGGTCGATATACCTGATGTGAAAGTTCCGGAACAGCCAATGTCTGGCAAGCTGCCTTTGAGCAAGGAGGCCATTTCGATAATAGTGAAGATAATTAAAGAGGGGGCCGCTGCCGATCGTTTCACTGACGCCCTGGAGATTGGCTATCAAGGCTTTGGTGAAATTGCTTGCACTGATGCTGCCAAAGAAGGGATATCCGCCTTCCTTGAGAAAAGACAGCCAGTGTACAAAAAGTAA